One Drosophila subpulchrella strain 33 F10 #4 breed RU33 chromosome 2R, RU_Dsub_v1.1 Primary Assembly, whole genome shotgun sequence genomic window, AACTGGGTTACAACACTTGAAGGTAAGCTAAGTACTGCGGTCCCTTTGCCTCCTTGGGAAGGAAAGTTTGCCAAGCAGATGGAACGGGGCCATATCTCatacatataaatcccaattTGCTGGCGAAATATTTTGTGCAATTGTGATTGTTATGCATTTTGCATTTCGCATTTGTGCAATCATAAAATAACCCCCTACCTGCTCGCAAAAATGGAAAGAAAGCCCAAGGACACGCCAAACTCACAGGAGCAAGTTTCCCTGCTATTGGTGGCCAGTTTTGCAGTCAGTGTATGGCTTATTTACAAAGTTGGATTCGGAAAAGGCATATAGATAAGCGCAAAGTTTATAACAAATGTTcaacaaattatttactagGGGGAACTGCTAAATTGAGTTTCGATTTGTTGGTAATCGAGAGTTAAGGTTAGTAAGTTTTTCTTTGGGAAGAGTTTTGAGTTTGGGTGCGATTTTAggggcttttaaaaattagtAAGTATATCTTCCTCCCATCGATATGGCCAACTGGAGATGATAATAAGTGTTTGAAAATTGCATTTCCCACCTATTTACGATTCCTCTTGTCTATAACCACATAACCCGCACTCAACACCTCATTCCGATTGGCATTTTCCCATCACAAGACAAATTGCCAAACCTTAACGAGAGATCTTTTCGTGTTGGCCCCATAAAGCATAAAGATACATATGTAAATAGTTTTACCATCGCTTGGAATCATTAAAAATCTTTACGACTTCATATTAAAGTCAGACAGAAAACGGGAAAAATACAAGAGAAGAGGAGAACAGTAAAGAAAACATTAATGCCTTGCCAATAAATTTGTCTCCCCACCAGAAACTCGTAAAGATTTCCTACTCAAACCCATAAAGCAGTCTCAAAAAAGTTTGTGTGCCTCAGAAGTTAAAGTACTGCCGACCTGCCTGGATTTCCAGCTAAACGACAAATAACTTGGCATTTAATAACTCTGCATTCGGGGCCTTTCTCTGTCCCCCCTCCATCCAAAACCGACTTCATTATAATGCAGCAAAAGTCCCGACTTTACTCCTGCTTCCATAATTTAATACTTGCGCGCTTTGTCGCAGGGCGAATTTATGTGTTGAAACTAAGGCTGAGATTGCGGAGTTTGGGCCAAAAAGGTGTGTTTCTGCGTGTGAGTATGGATTGTATAAAAAGAGGTGCgtgtgaaaaaaaaatttgaatatttttaattttagtaaAATTATTCAAGGAATTTGGAGTTCTGTAAACATTGTGTACAGCAGAAATGGGTGATGGCATTATAAACCTAGTCGTTGTATCTCTGAAATCTAAAAACATAGTTTTGGGAATTtactttaaatgttttttagatttatctGAGGGGTTGTTTCAGTACATAAGTTCTAAATATATCTGAGGGATTCTTATAGTAAAAAAAAGAGGTCCTGAAAACTAATGttctttatttacttttaaagtgaTCTGCTtaggaatatttttttaagggtattttatatttattaaccTCTTATTGTCATGATTTCTTGTAGTCTTCAAgttcatattattattttaatgcaatGATATTTTTATCTTCCAAGAGCCCACTTTACATATGTATTTCCGAAATCACAAGCCATAAACCCCACCTAATATCGAATATCCCTTCTGCCCAGATCATCATTTAAACATCAAATTTAATAATCAGGCTGTCATATTTATAATTGAGACTCTTGGGGGGCAAGCAGCCGGTCATTGGGCCCATTCTCCCAACCATAGGGCTCCTCGATGGGCAATCATGGCCAAAGCCACCGAAATGGAGGACAAGAAACATTTCTCAGAAGGCAAAACATGACACATCTCATTATGACGACTCGACTCCCAAAAGAACTCAACCGCAGAATACGAATCCCTCGGCTTCTCTCATTTCGTGTGCTGCTGTCAGAGCATTTTGTTTATGATTTTGTAGCTGTCATAAAGTTATTAAAAGtatgtgacatttttatgacattatGACGTCTTGACTCAAGGTTCCCTCTTTTGCCAACCGAAAAATCTCCTTCGGTGGGATTTTGTTTGGGGGGAGTGGGGCAAATAAGAGGATACCGGCTTTTGTTTTCATCGCTTAAAAGTTCTGGGAGTTGAGGCTCACTCCCTGAACAGCTTTGCCTGCCGTCCGGCTGTCTTGAAATATGATATCAAATAAAAAGCAAATTAAAGACGATAAAATCGTGTCTCGGCTCACGCTGAGTTATATGAAAAAAGTCGCAAACGCGAATGTTCGAGTGTCCCAAACCAAAAGCGAATCCGAATCCAAATCCGAATCCCTTCGAAATCAAGTATCGTTTAGGTTTCGCTTTTGGTTCTGGTTTCGTTTTCGGTTGCCTGTTGTTCATCTTGTTATTTGGTGGCTCATAAAACTTGTAAACATCCCACTGATTGTGCCCCTGTCTGGCTCTTTCTTGTGTTTTCCgattctgtttctgtttttgtGCCAGTCTGTGGGTGCTTTCGGTTCGAATTGGTAAGATATTTCCAGATGATATTACACTTTTGATTGGCCCGGTAATGGGGCACTGAGGGCGTGAGAGATCAAAGGGCGATAGGCGGTTTAATTGCCCATATGTCCGAACTTATTGCCTTCGAAGAGGCCAACAAAAGTTATTATAATGGAAGGTTTAGATATACGGAATGGAAGATGGTTAAAGGAGTGGGACCTTAGGTGAGTAAACAAAAGATATGGCCGAGGTGAATGGTCGGTGGAGATGAGAAATGGGGCACGGTAAAAAATATCTAGTTTTAAGACTTAAATGGCACCAGGAAAAATTTTCCATAAgttcttattttaaaatagatTAAGGTAGGGGTATGTAAGTATATTGATCTATTTAGTATCAAAGTGTAAGTAAGTTACCTTTCCTCCACAAATAAACCACTTTTTTAAGGGATTAATTAACGTTTAATAATTCTGAGGAAAGAGATGCAAACTTTTCTTGCAATCCTTCTTTAGATTTAGCCTAAAATTGATTTaactaaattttttaattcctaTTTGCGTTAAGTTGTATTATAGACTTCTTATGGAGAGCTTCGCTTGGAGTTGCGAAGATCATAACGTCGTCTTTTCGGCGGCTCTGGAGCGGTCCTATATTGTACATACTTGTCAACATAGTCGTCATCGTCCTCGCCACCAAAGTCGTCCTCCTCGTCATCATCGTCGTCGTATTCATCGTATTGCAGATCCTTTATCTTTTCATCCGTCGTTTCCTCGATTTCGTCTCCTCCTTCTTGCGTCTCGGAATCCTCTTCGATCTTCACAACATACGAGGCACTGTCTTCCTCTGTCTTCAGTTTGATCTTCTTTGGTTTCCTGGGTTTCTTCTCTTCAACCGCTTTGAATTCTTCGCTTTCGCTGCAACTGGATTCCAGGAGTTTGGCCAGGCGTTTTGTGGGCTTGGCTTTGGCCTTTGGCTTGGATTTCGCTTTTAACTTGCTACTGCTGCTGGTCTGTGGCACATCATCGTCATCCTCGTTGAGATTGGAACCACACAGTTCCTGCATAGCCTGCTCCAAGTCGGAGTCCTCCACAGCCGCCTTGCGAGCAGAAGATTTCGATTTTCCCGCCGCCGAGGTGGATGGCATGAAATCCAAATCCAGTCCCGAGGAAAGTGGTGGCAGGACATCGTCTTCGTCGTCCGAATAATTCATGCCAATGGGCAGATTCTGTTGGAAGCCAATCGACTTGTTGGTGGCATCCATCACTATATCTTTGTAGCCAGTGATTTTACTGCCATAACGGGGTAGATACTCTGCGAAGAATTCGTTGACCTTGGATAGTTCCACCTTGCCGTAGTAACCAGCATAATCGGGGGCTTGGCCGATGCCTATATTTATAACCGACTCGTGGGGCTTGACGAATTTCGCCTGGTAGGCTTTACTGGGCGCAGGATCTAGCAGGGAATCACTGGTATTACGGCCCCTTTTCACATTCAGTTGCGTCATAATCTGTTGATTGAACACATCGTTGCTATTGCGTTCCTTCAGGACACCCAAATCCGCCTGATAGTTGAGTAGGGTTTGGAAAGAACAACGAGCTGTCTGCAGGGGCGAGCGACATGTATAGGAAGTGGAGCAGAGATCTCCCCGTCGGATCATCCTGGCAATGTGGGCGTAGTTCGGGAGATGCAGAGGTGGGAATTGTGGCTCCTTCTTATCGGGATTTGGGTGGTGGTCCTCTATTTTCTCCAACTTTTCCAGCTGACCCCTGACGAAATTGGGATTCCGATAGAGTAGCTTGATGGAAGCTTTAACATCCAAAGATTTTAAGTCCTCTCCTAACCAAACTCGTTCGAATCCGTGGCCCAAAAGAAGAGCCGTGAACTGCAAGGTATTCCGGCAATGGAAAATGGAGCGACCACTGGATAAGTGCTCCTGCAAGCCCATATAATTGAGTTCCAATTGGGTTCCCTTTCCCGACCAGCTGAGGAAATCCACAGCGTTACTATCCGTGGCCAGGAAAAGTTTCAGGATAAAGCGATAGCCCATTAGCGGATGATTGGGCTGCGGTTCGGGAACATGGATTCCCAACTGGCGGTAGATCCTCCGATGATTCTCCACGACCTCTTGATTGTTGTTGGAATTAGAGGTAGAATTAGTTTTTGCTGCCAGTCGAAGGGGCTTTTCCTCTCGCACCGGACTTTCAGCGAATTCTTCAGGTGGACTCCCCTCCTCCGGAACTTCTGCTTGGTCCAGAAAATCCAGAAACTGTGGGTCTTCCCGAGGAGACCCTGGTTCCCTATTTTCCAGACTTGTTGCCGCTAAGCCATCTTCGTCAGCTGTTTCGCCCTCACTTTCATTCGCGTTCTGCTGACGGCGCAGGTTGGTTCGGTTCCTCGACATTGTCCCTTCTTATATACAGATTTATTACTATTTTTCAGAGCGTAGTGGATTTTTCGGACAAACGAGCAAGCCGGAAAAATATTTAGACTGACAACCAACGGAGTGAGATCAAAATAGAGTTGTCGTTCTATCGCTATGTTAGAAAATTTGAGTTCTTTTCCTTTCAAACAGAGTGTTGAAAAGTTTTGGAGACAAAGGGGAACTCCGTTAAGAGTTGCTGCAAACTTTTATCGATTATTCGAAGCAGCcacattaaatttttttttaaatttaaattcgttggtttacaaaatgttattttaagtTCTTACAACATTgcaaaaagaatatatataaataaagatTGTATTTTAAAGCTACGTAAATTCAGCTTTAGTCAAAGGACAGAACAAACCCGAAACAAAGCCGGTTTCATTCTATTTGAATGCATTCCATGTATTGTTTGCAATAAATCTATTGTTATTTATACCCCCAAAACCCCCGTTTTTTGAGCCACCCCTTTATTTCTAAGGGCGgcaaagttcaaaaaggaagTAAGGGAAGCCTTTCAATTGGGGATTCATGGGCTATATCGATAATAATGCAGACCGGAGCAGAGACAACAAAAAAGCCGCCAACATTGACACTCAACTGGTCTATAGCCAGTCAATGAGAAAGAGGGATAGCAGTAGCTTTAAATCGACATTTATATGAATATTT contains:
- the LOC119550708 gene encoding uncharacterized protein LOC119550708, producing the protein MSRNRTNLRRQQNANESEGETADEDGLAATSLENREPGSPREDPQFLDFLDQAEVPEEGSPPEEFAESPVREEKPLRLAAKTNSTSNSNNNQEVVENHRRIYRQLGIHVPEPQPNHPLMGYRFILKLFLATDSNAVDFLSWSGKGTQLELNYMGLQEHLSSGRSIFHCRNTLQFTALLLGHGFERVWLGEDLKSLDVKASIKLLYRNPNFVRGQLEKLEKIEDHHPNPDKKEPQFPPLHLPNYAHIARMIRRGDLCSTSYTCRSPLQTARCSFQTLLNYQADLGVLKERNSNDVFNQQIMTQLNVKRGRNTSDSLLDPAPSKAYQAKFVKPHESVINIGIGQAPDYAGYYGKVELSKVNEFFAEYLPRYGSKITGYKDIVMDATNKSIGFQQNLPIGMNYSDDEDDVLPPLSSGLDLDFMPSTSAAGKSKSSARKAAVEDSDLEQAMQELCGSNLNEDDDDVPQTSSSSKLKAKSKPKAKAKPTKRLAKLLESSCSESEEFKAVEEKKPRKPKKIKLKTEEDSASYVVKIEEDSETQEGGDEIEETTDEKIKDLQYDEYDDDDDEEDDFGGEDDDDYVDKYVQYRTAPEPPKRRRYDLRNSKRSSP